TCAAATCCATAGCTGTTTCTTTCAAGATGGATTCTTCCATTGCCATTGGCTCCCTTCTGAAACGCCGTAGAACGGATCTTCTGACGAGCCTCTCTGAAGGCATTGCCTCTGCTGTGACGTTCAGCATGTTTTCGATTATTCTGAGTTTCATCATGTCACGGTCCCTGCTAGAAGGCTCGGGGACAGGCTCTGTGATGTTTGGCATAATTTCACGTATTTCGTTTTCACTTAGCTTCATAGTCCAGTCTTCCATGCCATCGTCTGTTTTGTTCAACCAAGGAGCACCCTCACACGAGCAAGACTTCTCAATCTTCTCCTTCATCTCCGAAATGGCTCGGTTGTGCTCGTCTTCACCTCGTGACATTCTGTCCATTGTATCAAGGGCTCTGTTCAGAAGATCctccattttcaaaacttttgctTCCAAATCGTTCAAACGATTAACCATATTCTCGGTTAATCGGTCATGAGTTGTTGGCTTTTCGTAGCCATGCGTTGTTGATACACCAGTCGATGTTATCTGAATCGGGATTTGGTTAGGCGACTCCGCGTTTGAAACGCATTCCATCGAGAGTACGACCAGCTGAACAGCTACTAAAAGGCGTACAAACGTCATTTTGATACTAGCCCCTTGTATTCTTGAGTTCAAGAGCAGCGTTTGCTGAGAAAGTGCCTCTGTAGCACAAAGCACCTGAATTTATAGAAGGGGCAGAAACATCCGGCCGGGAGTGGGGCGGGTAAATATTTTGCTTATCTGCCACAAGCTGAGTCAGTGCTCGCAAATCGTAACCCCACATGATAAATATCCGTGTCCCCGTTTATGTACATTTATACATTCTGGGTACACGATACTTTTTCAAAGAAAGCGATGTGATGCGTTGATGGCAAAACCAATCAACATGTCTACACGCTATACTCACATGGGCAAATGCATTAAATGCCAGGGGTCACTCGTATACTTCTGTGAACTGGGATCTGAAAGTTAGAAtgttcagacctctagctgtgcCTCTTTTAGAGGGtacacaaaaacatatttttattttttcacaggAACAAGTGCATATTCCTTTTTGTCGTCGAGTAATTTGACGTGGTATTCTTCAATTTTAATGTGGAAAGACTCACTTTTACGAAGAAGAATTATGCGAGATGAACTAGGAAGACCAAAGCTTATCATATTGTCACTGGCTGAGCGGATCTTGAGCAAACTAGGGAGTCTGATTTTCCCTTGTCATTGTAATATGTCCTTAAATACAGCGCGATCGTATTACAAACTAATCGGTGTATGATCCTGGTTCAAAGTAGATGTGTGTCAAATTGGTGTGTCTTttctgcaagcaagggagcaagAAAAGACAACAACTCCTCTACGAAATGTGTCAGTCAGGAAATGCCCCTTTTCCACTACAATCCCTCGCGCAACTATTATTCAAAGCTCTGTCTGCTGTAAGTTTTTATGtaatttccaatttttggtcCATTTTTTGAATTGAAGGAATGGGGAGTGTATATGTTATTGTGGGAGAAATCGGGGGAGGGGTGGAAGCAGTATATTCCATACATCGAATCGTTTACAAAGCACTGTTCAAGCCCCAGCTACCCTGTAAAGTCCCTGAATTCTGAccatattgaatatggaagatATTGATTTCGGATTCAGATTCCTCCACAAACTTCCTTTCGCGGTTAAGTTAGATTTTTGACGAATTTCGATTGATATTCTCTGGCAAAATATTGCAGACtttggaaataaataaaattaataagtACAAGTACAGTTTTGCCTGCAATCATACATGAAATGTGTTTTCTAATGCGGTGTGCGCGATTGAATAAAGCACTGATGTTATAATCAGAATCAGACTCACGGTGTATCGGGTTTACCAGATGCAGCGTTA
This genomic window from Ptychodera flava strain L36383 chromosome 10, AS_Pfla_20210202, whole genome shotgun sequence contains:
- the LOC139142677 gene encoding uncharacterized protein, with the protein product MTFVRLLVAVQLVVLSMECVSNAESPNQIPIQITSTGVSTTHGYEKPTTHDRLTENMVNRLNDLEAKVLKMEDLLNRALDTMDRMSRGEDEHNRAISEMKEKIEKSCSCEGAPWLNKTDDGMEDWTMKLSENEIREIMPNITEPVPEPSSRDRDMMKLRIIENMLNVTAEAMPSERLVRRSVLRRFRREPMAMEESILKETAMDLTMMSRSAHFQHPEHRRC